The Argentina anserina chromosome 3, drPotAnse1.1, whole genome shotgun sequence genome includes a region encoding these proteins:
- the LOC126788250 gene encoding outer envelope protein 39, chloroplastic, with amino-acid sequence MGAQKSIHAGKAKIDVNVDFTHKLCASLMLPPLSNGSGSPLSLIIGSLCIKHPNLFGGSEKLDVSLDKGLYDSNVLLAYRRPRPEWLAQQSFVLQHSISPEIGVHGIPMDNFCRSASGGVNMSRLSVGMDLNEPASSNWSSTTSIKFEHVRPLNDIGHSMSRDLDGFPVTCSGGPHDSMVVLKQESRYAKANDHKFFHFSLQIEQGIPVLSKWLIFNKFKFVASKGVKLGPAFLFTRMTGGSIVGDMAPYQAFAIGGLGSVRGYGEGAVGSGRTCLVANTELTLPFNKMLEGAVFLDCGTDLGSAHLVPGNPALRLGKPGTGIGLGYGLRLKSQFGHFVVDYAINAFQQKTLYFGISNLTS; translated from the exons ATGGGCGCTCAGAAGAGCATCCATGCTGGCAAAG CCAAGATTGATGTTAACGTTGATTTCACTCACAAGTTATGTGCCTCTTTGATGCTTCCTCCTTTGAG TAATGGCAGTGGCagtcctctctctctcatcattGGCAG TCTTTGCATTAAACATCCAAACTTGTTTGGTGGAAGTGAGAAGCTTGATGTGTCATTGGATAAGGGTTTGTATGattccaatgtcttattggcTTATAGAAGGCCAAGACCTGAATGGCTGGCTCAACAATCTTTTGTACTACAG CATTCTATTTCACCTGAGATAGGGGTCCATGGCATTCCCATGGACAATTTCTGTCGGTCAGCTAGTGGAGGTGTAAATATGTCTCGATTATCAGTAGGCATGGATCTCAATGAACCTGCAAGTTCCAACTGGAGTAGCACAACTAGTATAAAGTTTGAG CACGTCCGGCCACTGAATGATATTGGCCACTCAATGAGCCGAGATCTTGATGGGTTTCCTGTCACATGCAG TGGAGGTCCTCATGATAGTATGGTAGTCCTAAAGCAAGAATCTCGGTACGCAAAGGCAAATGATCACAAGTTTTTTCAT TTCAGTTTGCAAATAGAACAAGGGATACCAGTTCTATCAAAGTGGCTAATATTTAACAAGTTTAAATTTGTTGCATCAAAGGGAGTCAAACTTGGGCCAGCATTCCTCTTTACAAG AATGACAGGTGGTTCCATTGTGGGGGATATGGCTCCTTACCAAGCATTTGCAATTGGTGGTCTTGGTAGTGTGCGAGGGTATGGTGAAGGTGCAGTAGGATCGGGGAGGACATGCCTTGTTGCAAATACCGAATTGACATTACCTTTT AACAAGATGCTGGAGGGTGCTGTTTTCTTGGATTGTGGAACTGATTTGGGATCTGCACATCTTGTTCCAG gaaacccaGCCCTGAGGCTAGGGAAGCCAGGAACTGGAATTGGCCTCGGATATGGTCTTCGTTTGAAATCACAGTTCGGTCATTTTGTGGTTGATTACGCTATTAATGCCTTCCAACAAAAAACACTCTATTTTGGCATCAGCAACCTCACTTCATGA